ATCTCGGTACATCCCGACACATCCAGATTTGTCAGTTGATTGGAGGAGCAATACAACGTCGTCAGCGCGGTAAATCCCGACACATCCAGTGTTGTCAGTTGATTGTTGAAGCAATACAACGATGTCAGCGCGGTACATCCTGACACATCCAGCGTCGTCAGTTGATTGGAGGAGCACTCCAACGATGTCAGCGCGGTAAATCCCGACACATCCAGAGTCGTCAGTTGATTGTCTCGGCAATCCAACGATGTCAGGGCGGTACATCCCGACACATCCAGAGTTGTCAGGTTATTTCTGTAGCAAGACAAGCTTGTCAATAAGGTATTCTTTGATACATCTAATGTTGTCAGTTGATTGTAGGAGCACTCCAACCTCGTCAGCGCGGTAAAATATTCTATACCGGCAAGAGAAGTTATATTCCCTACAGAATAATATCGCTCCGATACGTCAAGCGATTCTACAGTATCCACATCACTGTCGTATATCGGAGCGGGAGCGGTTTTATTTATCGCCTCATACACTTTCGCTCTAAAATTAAGGTCGGTAAATTTGTCGGTGATGTCTTCCGCCGCCGATACCATCTGTGCGGCTATTGCCAATGCCACCGCCACTTTTAGAAAACTGTTTTTGTTCCGCATACAATACTCCTGTGTTTAATAATCTTCTCTTTCATGTCCGTCTATAGTTCGCTTCGTCGCTCTTGCTCATCGCAATGACGCGGTTTGTGTAATATTTACGAAACAATTTTGTCTTGCGAAGATATAAAACGAGTGAATAATCGTAAAGAAAACTTTACGAGAAAAGGTAATGAAAAATTGATTTATTATATTAAAAAAGTCAGAAAATAATACCGATTTATATCCGTAAACCCGCTCTGCGAGAGGATTGGCACGGAATTTGATGGGGGGGGGGGGGGGGGTAAATCTTAACGAGGAATTGACGATGTCAAACGCGTAATTTAATTTCGCCGTTATATGGGCGTAAACCGTCCGCGCCGCGTTAAAAAGCGCTAAGAAAAATGATTTAGTTTTTGCCGTCTTACTCATTGTTGTCACGTTTCTAATTTTGGTTTAGTCAATATTTCATTATTATAAATAATATAATATTTTTTTACGGCGTTCGCCTGAATTTTTTATTTTTTTGGAATTTTTGTTCATAGTGGAATAATATTTGCCGTATTTCTCAATAAGCAAATAGGAGGATTAGTAATTTACTTGTTTGAAAAAGGGAGAATAAACTATTTTCATGTATTAATTTTGAATCGTAAAAATAATTTTTTCTATTTTAACCGTTTTTTAAGGTATTTGACTTGGAAATAAAAACAATCGCTGCAAATATTTTTTTATCTGTGATAATCCATATCGCGCTGCTTATGTTTCTGGTTTCGTTTCGCGATTCAAAATCGTTGCCCGATTCAAACGTTAATGTTCCGCTCTTAACGCTTGTAAGTTCGCGAGCGATACGGCAAACTACGGACGCTTTCCAATCGCAGACGGCGCAGAAAAGACAAAGTTTGTCGTCTGATCGGAAAAATTCGCAAAGTTTCGAACAAGTTGTTTCTACTGTCGAAGCAAACGAATCCGAAATTGGCGAAATCGGCGAAGTTTCTGGAATGGACGAATCCGAGATTGGCGAAATCGGCGAAGTTTCTGAGAATTTTCAGAACGAAAAAGTGAAAAACTATGAAAGTCCTCAAACAAATTCGCCAAAACCGCTTTATATGCCTAAAATTCCGTATCCGCGTGCGGCAAAATCTGCGAAAATAGAGGGAATCGCCGAGATTTCATACACTATCGATACGACAGGTCGAGTCGTTTCAATGAGACTTTTGTCGAGTCCTCACGTTTTGTTTGAAAAAACGATTGAGAAATCCGTTTTATCGTGGCGGTTTTCTCCGGCGACTCAAAACGGTAAACCGGTTTCAATAAACGCAAATCAGACAATCGTGTTTAAACTGACCGATTAAAAAAAATTTTGCTTATTTTCAAATTTCACATAGATTTTACAATTGATACAGACAAAAATTTACATTTATCCGGTAAATTCATAATACGATATATAAGTTAAAACATAACAAAGGTAAAAGTTATATGAAAATAAAAAAAATGACGCTTGCGCTTCGCTGCGCAGTTTATACAAGTGCGGCGATTACTATTTGTTCCATAGTTTTTGTTTCGGCGTACATTTTGTTTATGGGACTGGCGAATATATCTCCGGGTTTGTTTGATCTTAACTACACAAGCGACAACGTGTCGCTTTTTCCGGCGCTAATAAACACGATAATAGTAATAATAACGGCGCTTTCCATTTCTATCCCTATAGGTATATTTTCTGCGGCGTATCTGACTGAATACGCCTTGAAATCCAACAAATTTGTGAAAGTAATACGAATCGCCGCCGAAACCCTTACCGGAATACCTTCGATTGTTTACGGCTTGTTCGGAATGCTGCTTTTCGTAATACATCTGAAAATGGGATATTCAATAATTGCGGGCGGGCTTACGCTTGCGATTATGACTTTACCGGTTATTATGCGAACTGCGGAAGAGGCGTTAATCGCCGTTCCCGATTTATATCGCGAAGGAAGTTTCGGACTTGGGGCTGGGAAACTTCGCACTATGTTTCAGATAATTCTTCCAAGTGCGTTTAACGGAATATTCGCCGGAGTAATTTTATCTCTCGGACGAATATTCGGCGAAACGGCGGCGCTCATTTTCACCGCAGGAACCGCTGTGAACGTAGCGCAGAGCATAAATTCTTCGGGACGTACTCTTGCGGTTCATTTGTATTGTATTTCAAGCGAAGGATTTCATACGAAAGAAGCGTTCGCTACGTCTGCGGTTTTATTTATAATCGTAGTTTTTATAAATTCGTTCTCGTATTATATCGCCGGAAAAATTGGAAAAAGATAAGCGTCTGTAAAAAGAAAAATAAGTGCGAAAATTACACTGATATTACCGTACAATACTTGGAAATTTACTATTTTCAGAAAAGTATGAGGAATCCTTAGCCGTTTTTACGTCAGCCTTGATGATTTTACATACATTTTGCGTTTATGACTAAGAAAAATTTACATACAAATGTTTCTTTTAAAATAAAAAGGAGATATTTTGAATAAAATAACCGCCGACGATTTGAATTTGTATTATGGCGAGTTTCACGCTCTTAAGAATGTGAATGTTTCTATTGAACAAAATAGAATAACCGCGTTGATAGGCCCTTCCGGATGTGGAAAATCGACATTTCTTAAGACGCTTAATCGAATGAACGATTTAATTGAGAATTGTAAAATTATTGGAAATGTTTCTATTGACGGACAAAACATTTACGCAAATTCGGTAGATGTCAATAATTTACGTAAACGCGTAGGAATGGTGTTTCAAAAACCGAATCCTTTTCCTATGAGCATATACGACAACGTAGCTTTCGGACCGAAAACTCATGGGGTAAAAAATAAAGCCA
The genomic region above belongs to Chitinispirillales bacterium and contains:
- the pstA gene encoding phosphate ABC transporter permease PstA, with protein sequence MKIKKMTLALRCAVYTSAAITICSIVFVSAYILFMGLANISPGLFDLNYTSDNVSLFPALINTIIVIITALSISIPIGIFSAAYLTEYALKSNKFVKVIRIAAETLTGIPSIVYGLFGMLLFVIHLKMGYSIIAGGLTLAIMTLPVIMRTAEEALIAVPDLYREGSFGLGAGKLRTMFQIILPSAFNGIFAGVILSLGRIFGETAALIFTAGTAVNVAQSINSSGRTLAVHLYCISSEGFHTKEAFATSAVLFIIVVFINSFSYYIAGKIGKR
- a CDS encoding leucine-rich repeat domain-containing protein, yielding MRNKNSFLKVAVALAIAAQMVSAAEDITDKFTDLNFRAKVYEAINKTAPAPIYDSDVDTVESLDVSERYYSVGNITSLAGIEYFTALTRLECSYNQLTTLDVSKNTLLTSLSCYRNNLTTLDVSGCTALTSLDCRDNQLTTLDVSGFTALTSLECSSNQLTTLDVSGCTALTSLYCFNNQLTTLDVSGFTALTTLYCSSNQLTNLDVSGCTE
- a CDS encoding energy transducer TonB — translated: MEIKTIAANIFLSVIIHIALLMFLVSFRDSKSLPDSNVNVPLLTLVSSRAIRQTTDAFQSQTAQKRQSLSSDRKNSQSFEQVVSTVEANESEIGEIGEVSGMDESEIGEIGEVSENFQNEKVKNYESPQTNSPKPLYMPKIPYPRAAKSAKIEGIAEISYTIDTTGRVVSMRLLSSPHVLFEKTIEKSVLSWRFSPATQNGKPVSINANQTIVFKLTD